A genomic region of Coriobacteriaceae bacterium contains the following coding sequences:
- a CDS encoding helix-turn-helix transcriptional regulator codes for MQYNYETARFTLSNGGATMESSTVKDEHDSSNVSESVRFDSSFGVDTMLTHVAMMLVYAGLFGILANSMQLDMLQALFVTGLYFGSYTVVRFIVRFKRLVVIMFSRPVAIDAFLMAVSIIAAACGYCSFVYGGSFPELGMDLLCVMGLMMGIHASLMSGLWAELSSPKGSMSSVAWHMIPVCIGVLIALVIMFLQEQVRECVFFALCPLSSLVWIISGVRKKCRKAKDAIESRNVFYALAPRTHLYWTTLMLAFGIAYAVGFRYWSVAFGAGALVTCLVVGAFFPFIKSKLMVGLGETSRVYLPLCILVSFCIASSIPYVFPFAMLIAIAFVFYQGLSNITFLINYAHAFNESVMFKLSEGRFPPLIGLFLGIVIGMLMGSYEQLISPLVWVAIPCLACMSAVFMYTLQIFNQGNPVNEGVVRNLDDGIESPWHGNDTQEMEAFKQRCQKFAEEKQLTPRETEVFFLLACGYNTVSIAEVLMVSPSTVKTHFYRIYTKVDMHSQQEIIMHMRG; via the coding sequence ATGCAATATAATTATGAGACTGCGCGATTCACATTAAGCAATGGGGGCGCAACGATGGAATCCAGCACTGTGAAAGACGAGCATGACAGCTCGAACGTATCCGAATCCGTTCGTTTCGATTCCTCTTTCGGGGTCGACACGATGCTCACGCACGTTGCGATGATGCTCGTGTATGCAGGATTGTTCGGGATACTGGCCAATTCGATGCAACTGGATATGCTCCAAGCCCTTTTTGTGACGGGGTTGTATTTCGGGTCTTATACGGTGGTTCGGTTCATCGTTCGTTTCAAGCGGCTCGTCGTCATCATGTTCTCGCGACCTGTGGCTATCGATGCGTTCCTTATGGCGGTGAGCATCATAGCGGCCGCATGCGGATACTGCTCGTTCGTTTACGGTGGGTCATTTCCCGAGCTCGGCATGGACTTGCTCTGTGTCATGGGTCTGATGATGGGAATCCATGCATCGCTCATGTCGGGGCTCTGGGCCGAGCTGTCGAGTCCCAAAGGTTCGATGTCTTCGGTGGCATGGCATATGATTCCCGTATGCATCGGGGTTCTTATCGCCCTCGTGATCATGTTCTTGCAGGAGCAGGTTCGTGAATGCGTATTCTTTGCTCTTTGTCCGCTGTCTTCTTTGGTGTGGATCATCTCCGGCGTTCGCAAGAAGTGCAGGAAGGCAAAGGATGCCATCGAGTCGAGGAACGTCTTTTATGCCCTAGCTCCAAGGACCCACCTGTATTGGACGACTCTGATGCTCGCTTTTGGCATCGCATACGCCGTAGGATTCAGGTACTGGTCGGTCGCGTTCGGGGCTGGAGCTTTGGTTACGTGCTTGGTTGTCGGCGCCTTCTTCCCATTCATCAAATCAAAGCTCATGGTTGGCCTGGGAGAGACATCAAGGGTGTATCTGCCCCTATGCATCCTCGTTTCTTTCTGCATTGCTTCGTCCATCCCATACGTGTTTCCCTTCGCGATGCTCATCGCGATCGCCTTTGTTTTCTATCAGGGTCTTTCGAACATCACGTTTCTCATTAATTATGCTCATGCGTTCAATGAAAGCGTCATGTTTAAGCTTTCTGAAGGGCGGTTTCCTCCTCTTATAGGGCTGTTCTTGGGAATCGTCATCGGAATGCTGATGGGCTCGTACGAGCAATTAATCAGCCCTCTTGTTTGGGTCGCAATCCCATGTCTCGCGTGCATGTCAGCGGTGTTCATGTATACGTTGCAGATTTTCAATCAGGGCAATCCTGTGAATGAGGGGGTGGTGCGCAACCTGGACGATGGCATCGAGTCGCCATGGCACGGAAACGATACCCAGGAGATGGAAGCGTTCAAACAGCGTTGCCAGAAGTTTGCAGAAGAAAAGCAGCTCACCCCACGAGAGACCGAGGTCTTCTTCCTTTTGGCATGCGGCTACAACACCGTTTCGATTGCCGAGGTGCTCATGGTGTCGCCGAGCACGGTGAAGACGCATTTCTATCGCATATACACCAAAGTCGACATGCATTCCCAGCAAGAGATAATCATGCATATGCGCGGTTAG
- a CDS encoding MFS transporter: MSMENTGKQKVFWRGWAMVGLAFILSIVPQGFGIYHFSMIRGSLVDALGATSAEVGFAYSWFALSLAIMGLFIGSILNKVGVRWSVRISAVIYSIGFVVVAFATNLPMVFVGYILLGAGNAFAGVLIVTGIPSNWIVKRRGIANGVIWGATFFASLICTNFVAFFVTNYNYQVALVGLAILSFIVIMAVSFFIVWRPQDEGLLPDGLTPEQASEKLEEAGSAKVVGLTRGQAMKTRTFWVMFVAIFLIGVGEMGPFQNLVMFTRSMNFDIALGAAIMSTIGFVSLFAKLGCGWLIDKFGARIAYLTCEILAGAGLALMMFITPESSLAFVWASVILFGFGESAAIVCFTAACGQFMGVKNYAQIFGVIFLAKALGDAVGSPLIAAIAEGAMGWSGAFGIAAACCIVSAIIFLFARKEKSLIDLEKQAAQEMQEALSNTDAKE, translated from the coding sequence ATGTCAATGGAAAACACGGGGAAACAGAAAGTGTTCTGGCGCGGTTGGGCAATGGTGGGACTCGCCTTCATCTTGTCGATCGTGCCGCAGGGATTCGGTATCTATCACTTCAGCATGATACGCGGCTCCCTGGTCGACGCGTTGGGGGCAACGTCGGCCGAAGTAGGGTTTGCGTACTCATGGTTCGCACTCAGCCTGGCGATTATGGGGCTGTTCATCGGGAGTATCTTGAACAAAGTAGGCGTGCGATGGTCGGTGCGTATCTCAGCGGTAATCTATTCCATCGGCTTCGTCGTCGTGGCATTTGCCACCAACCTGCCAATGGTCTTCGTCGGATACATCCTTTTGGGCGCCGGCAACGCATTCGCCGGTGTCCTTATCGTCACCGGCATTCCATCTAATTGGATTGTCAAGCGTAGAGGTATCGCCAATGGCGTGATCTGGGGCGCGACTTTCTTCGCATCCCTCATCTGCACGAACTTCGTCGCCTTCTTCGTCACCAACTACAACTACCAAGTGGCGTTAGTCGGCCTTGCCATCCTCAGCTTCATCGTCATAATGGCCGTCTCGTTCTTCATCGTATGGCGACCGCAAGACGAGGGCCTCCTGCCTGACGGACTCACCCCAGAGCAGGCATCCGAGAAGCTCGAGGAAGCGGGCAGCGCTAAGGTCGTCGGTCTCACGCGCGGACAAGCCATGAAGACCCGCACTTTCTGGGTCATGTTCGTCGCTATCTTCCTCATCGGCGTCGGTGAGATGGGCCCGTTCCAGAATCTCGTCATGTTCACACGCTCTATGAATTTCGACATCGCATTGGGCGCCGCCATCATGAGCACGATCGGTTTCGTAAGCCTGTTCGCGAAGCTCGGTTGCGGCTGGCTTATCGACAAGTTTGGCGCCCGCATCGCATACTTGACCTGCGAGATTCTTGCCGGTGCCGGCCTCGCGCTCATGATGTTCATCACCCCCGAATCGAGCCTCGCCTTCGTCTGGGCCTCGGTCATCCTCTTCGGCTTTGGCGAAAGTGCCGCTATCGTCTGCTTCACAGCCGCATGCGGGCAGTTCATGGGCGTCAAGAACTACGCGCAGATTTTCGGCGTGATCTTCCTTGCAAAGGCGCTTGGCGACGCCGTGGGCTCTCCCCTAATCGCAGCCATCGCGGAAGGCGCGATGGGATGGTCTGGCGCATTCGGCATAGCCGCCGCTTGCTGCATCGTATCAGCAATCATCTTCCTGTTCGCTCGCAAGGAGAAGAGTCTCATCGACCTCGAGAAACAGGCGGCCCAAGAAATGCAGGAAGCTTTGAGTAACACGGACGCAAAGGAATGA